GCCCCCCGGAGCGTCGCGGCGAGCCCGCCTTCGGATCGCGCCGGGACGACGCGGGGAACCGCCCAGGAGGCGATGAAGCCCGCCACGGCGCACGCCGTCAAAATCAACCCGGCCTTCCAGGGCGAAGGATCGGTGACGTCCAGCAACACGCCTCCCGCCGCCGTGCCAAGGATGATGGCCAGGAACGTGCAGAGTTCCAGGACGCCGTTGCCGGCCGACAGGCGTTCGTGCGGCAGCACCTCCGGCAGAATCCCGTACTTGGCCGGGCTGAAGAGCGCGCTGTGGACTCCCATGAGCCCGAGAATGGCGAGAGGCCACACGGTTCCGGAGGGATTGAGCAGCAGTACGGCTGCACCCGCCGCCATGAGCAATACTTCGACGGCCTTCATGGCGATGATGACCGTGCGTTTGCTGACCCGGTCGGCCAACACGCCGGCGAACAGAGAGACGATCATCAGCGGGAGGGTGATCGCGACAAAGGCCAGTGTGGTCTGCGTCTGAGCGGCGGCTTCGAAAGCCGGCCCCGACGCGCCGACCTCCGCCGCAACGGCCTTGATCCCCAGCAGCGCCACGATCAGTTTCCAGGCGTTATCGTTGAACGCGCCGCAGAATTGGGCGATCAAGAGGCCGCGAAGGGGATGGCGGTGCAAATCGGGCATGTCCGTACGGTGGGGTTTTTCCAGCACGCCATTACTATGGAGGAACTTTGCGGAAAGATCAAAGGATAGGAATCGCACAACGGTTTGACAAGACCGCGGAAGCTGATTACGGTTGATTCCCAGTAGGTGTTCTTGCCCGGGACGGGTCCTGAGCGAACAGCGCTGTCGGAGGCATGATGATCAATCGCCGGGAGTTTCTCAAGGCGGCCGGAATCGCGCTGGCGCTGCCGTGGGCTTGCGCCGGGTGGAGTCGTCCGCCGTCCGGGGCGGTGCTGAACGATCTGCATTCGGAGTTGAACCCGACCCGAGTGAACGAGGTCGTGCCGGTGCGCTCTCCGGACGATCTCCGGCGCGCGATCGAGCGGGCCGCGCGTGAGGGCAAGGCCGTCTCCGTGGCCGGGGGGCGGCATGCGATGGGGGGCCAACAGTTCGGGACCGACACCGTCCATCTGGACACGCGGCCGTTCAACCGCGTCCTGAACTTCGAGAGCCGCAGCGGCCTGATCGAAGTGGAAGCGGGCATCCAGTGGCCGGACCTCGTCGAAGCGACGTTGACATTGCAGAACGGCGCGTTGAACCAATGGGGGATCGTTCAGAAGCAAACCGGGGCGGACCGGCTCAGCCTCGGCGGTTCGTTGGCCGCCAACGTTCACGGCCGAGGCTTGACGCTCAAGCCGTTCGTGGGCGACATCGAGTCGTTCAGGTTGATCGACGCCCAGGGACGCGTTGTGACGTGCAGCCGGAATGAGAACGGCGAACTGTTCCGGCTCGCAGTGGGGGGCTACGGCCTGTTCGGCGTCGTGTCGTCGGTCACGCTCCGGCTGGCTCCCCGGCGGAAACTCATGCGGGTGGTCGAGTTGGTCGGCATCGACGAGGTCATGGCCAAGTTCGAGCACCGGATCGCGGACGGCTTCCTGTACGGCGACTGCCAGTTCGCCATTGATCCCGCGTCCGACGATTTCATGCGCCGCGGGATTTTTTCGTGCTACAAGCCGGTTGATCCCGCCACGCCCATCCCCGCCGGTCAACGGGAGATCGCCGAAGAACAGTGGTTGCGGCTCTTGTACCTCGCGCACGCCGACAAGACGCAGGCGTTCGGGACCTACGCTGAGGAGTATCTCGCGACCAACGGCCAGATCTACTGGTCCGATACGCATCAGATGAGCTTTTATCCCGACGCCTACCACAAGTCGCTCGATCGGCGGTTGCGCGCGCCGGCGGCGGGATCGGAGATGATCACCGAGGTCTATGTGCCGCGTTCGGAGTTGGCCTCGTTCTTCGCGGAGGCGCGGGAAGAGTTTCGCAGGAACAAGACCGACGTGATCTACGGGACCATTCGCTTGATCGAACGCGACGACGAGACGTTCCTCGCGTGGGCGAAAGATCGCTGGGCGTGCACGGTGCTGAATCTCCACGTTGAACATACCCCGGAGGGGATCACGCGCGCGGCGGCGGCCTTTCGGCGGCTCATCGATCTGGCGAGGAAGCGGGGCGGCAGCTATTACCTCACGTATCACAAGTGGGCCGCCCGCGAACAAGTGGAGGCCTGCTACCCGCAGTTTCCCGAGTTTCTGAGACTCAAGAAGCGGTACGACCCGCAAGAACGCTTTCAGAGCGACTGGTACCGCCACTACGCACGCCTGTTCGCGGATGTGCTGTGACCGCTCCCCCTCGCAAGCTGGTCGTGC
The DNA window shown above is from Nitrospirota bacterium and carries:
- a CDS encoding FAD-binding oxidoreductase, translating into MMINRREFLKAAGIALALPWACAGWSRPPSGAVLNDLHSELNPTRVNEVVPVRSPDDLRRAIERAAREGKAVSVAGGRHAMGGQQFGTDTVHLDTRPFNRVLNFESRSGLIEVEAGIQWPDLVEATLTLQNGALNQWGIVQKQTGADRLSLGGSLAANVHGRGLTLKPFVGDIESFRLIDAQGRVVTCSRNENGELFRLAVGGYGLFGVVSSVTLRLAPRRKLMRVVELVGIDEVMAKFEHRIADGFLYGDCQFAIDPASDDFMRRGIFSCYKPVDPATPIPAGQREIAEEQWLRLLYLAHADKTQAFGTYAEEYLATNGQIYWSDTHQMSFYPDAYHKSLDRRLRAPAAGSEMITEVYVPRSELASFFAEAREEFRRNKTDVIYGTIRLIERDDETFLAWAKDRWACTVLNLHVEHTPEGITRAAAAFRRLIDLARKRGGSYYLTYHKWAAREQVEACYPQFPEFLRLKKRYDPQERFQSDWYRHYARLFADVL